In Bradyrhizobium guangxiense, the following are encoded in one genomic region:
- the ilvD gene encoding dihydroxy-acid dehydratase, with amino-acid sequence MPAYRSRTTTHGRNMAGARGLWRATGMKDADFGKPIIAVVNSFTQFVPGHVHLKDLGQLVAREIEQAGGVAKEFNTIAVDDGIAMGHDGMLYSLPSRELIADSVEYMANAHCADGLVCISNCDKITPGMLMAALRLNIPAVFVSGGPMEAGKVKLAGKTKAVDLIDAMVAAADSKVSDDDVKVIERSACPTCGSCSGMFTANSMNCLTEALGLALPGNGSVVATHADRKRLFVEAGHTIVDLVRRYYEQDDASVLPRNIANFKAFENAMTLDIAMGGSTNTVLHLLAAAHEGQVEFTMRDIDRLSRRVPVLCKVAPSVADVHVEDVHRAGGIMGILGELDRAGLIDTSVSTVHAPTMNEALERWDIKRTKSDTVRTFYRASPGGIPTQVAFSQERRYDELDADREKGVVRDLAHAFSKDGGLAVLYGNLAQDGCIVKTAGVDASILKFSGPARVFESQDAAVEGILGGKVVAGEVVVIIYEGPRGGPGMQEMLYPTSYLKSMGLGKACALVTDGRFSGGSSGLSIGHLSPEAAEGGNIGLVRTGDIIAIDIPNRSISLEVSDEELAKRRAAEEAKGDAAWQATGRKRNVSTALQAYAALTTSAARGAVREVKRRSK; translated from the coding sequence ATGCCAGCCTATCGCTCCCGCACCACCACCCACGGCCGCAACATGGCGGGCGCCCGCGGCCTCTGGCGCGCGACCGGCATGAAGGACGCCGATTTCGGCAAGCCGATCATTGCGGTGGTCAACTCCTTCACCCAGTTCGTGCCCGGCCACGTCCACCTCAAGGACCTCGGCCAGCTCGTTGCCCGCGAGATCGAGCAGGCCGGCGGCGTCGCCAAGGAGTTCAACACCATCGCGGTCGACGACGGCATCGCCATGGGCCATGACGGCATGCTCTACAGCCTGCCGTCGCGCGAGCTGATCGCCGACAGCGTCGAGTACATGGCCAACGCGCATTGCGCCGACGGCCTCGTCTGCATCTCCAACTGCGACAAGATCACGCCCGGCATGCTGATGGCAGCGCTCAGGCTCAACATCCCCGCCGTGTTCGTCTCGGGCGGGCCGATGGAGGCCGGCAAGGTCAAGCTGGCCGGCAAGACCAAGGCCGTCGACCTCATCGATGCCATGGTGGCCGCCGCCGATTCCAAGGTCAGCGACGACGACGTCAAGGTCATCGAGCGCTCGGCGTGTCCGACCTGCGGCTCCTGCTCGGGCATGTTCACGGCCAATTCCATGAACTGCCTGACCGAGGCGCTGGGCCTGGCGCTGCCCGGCAACGGCTCGGTGGTCGCGACCCATGCCGACCGGAAGCGGCTGTTCGTCGAGGCCGGCCACACCATTGTCGATCTCGTCCGCCGCTATTACGAGCAGGACGACGCCTCCGTGCTGCCGCGGAACATCGCCAACTTCAAGGCATTCGAGAACGCCATGACGCTCGACATCGCGATGGGCGGCTCGACCAACACCGTGCTGCATCTGCTTGCCGCCGCCCATGAAGGGCAGGTCGAGTTCACCATGCGCGACATCGACCGGCTCTCGCGCCGCGTGCCCGTGCTCTGCAAGGTCGCGCCGTCGGTTGCCGACGTGCATGTCGAGGACGTGCACCGCGCCGGCGGCATCATGGGCATCCTCGGCGAGCTCGACCGCGCCGGGCTGATCGACACCTCGGTCTCGACCGTGCACGCGCCGACCATGAACGAGGCGCTGGAGCGCTGGGACATCAAGCGCACCAAGAGCGACACGGTGCGCACCTTCTATCGCGCCTCGCCGGGCGGCATCCCGACGCAAGTCGCCTTCAGCCAGGAGCGCCGCTACGACGAGCTCGACGCTGACCGCGAGAAGGGCGTCGTGCGCGACCTCGCGCACGCCTTCAGCAAGGACGGCGGCCTCGCCGTGCTCTACGGCAATCTCGCGCAGGACGGCTGCATCGTGAAGACCGCCGGCGTCGATGCCTCGATCCTGAAATTCTCCGGCCCCGCGCGCGTGTTCGAAAGCCAGGATGCGGCGGTCGAGGGCATTCTGGGCGGCAAGGTCGTTGCCGGCGAGGTCGTGGTCATCATCTATGAAGGCCCGCGCGGCGGCCCCGGCATGCAGGAGATGCTGTATCCGACCAGCTATTTGAAATCGATGGGCCTCGGCAAGGCCTGCGCGCTCGTCACCGACGGACGCTTCTCCGGCGGCTCGTCCGGCCTGTCGATCGGGCATTTGTCGCCGGAAGCCGCCGAAGGCGGCAACATCGGCCTGGTTCGCACCGGCGACATCATCGCGATCGACATCCCGAACCGCAGCATCAGCCTCGAAGTCTCCGACGAGGAGCTTGCTAAGCGCCGCGCCGCGGAAGAAGCCAAGGGCGATGCCGCCTGGCAGGCGACGGGCCGCAAGCGCAACGTCTCGACCGCGCTGCAGGCTTACGCCGCGCTCACCACCAGCGCTGCGCGCGGCGCGGTGCGCGAGGTCAAGCGGCGCTCGAAATGA
- a CDS encoding ABC transporter permease: MTDAALKDTAARRRISLPAIPVSVALAITWIVAMLVIAAFAEKIAPYGSTQLDLRNRLAAPGNVAHWLGTDELGRDVLSRLLVSIRISLLIAFGATAISAVVGTMLGFLAAHFRGSIEQLVLMLSDFQASMPFLIMALAVLAFFGNSLPLLIGLMGLFGWERYARIARGLAISANAQGYAAAVRQLGATPSRIYLRHILPNIASTLIVSTTLVFPEVILMESGLSFLGLGVQPPMTSLGNMVGYGREYLTRAPWIMLAPATTIVVTTLAVSVIGDWLRDRLDPTLQ; this comes from the coding sequence ATGACCGACGCCGCGTTGAAGGATACGGCCGCGCGCCGCCGCATCAGCCTTCCCGCGATCCCGGTCTCCGTCGCGCTCGCGATTACGTGGATCGTCGCGATGCTGGTGATCGCGGCCTTCGCCGAGAAGATCGCACCTTACGGCTCCACCCAGCTCGATCTGCGCAACCGGCTGGCAGCGCCCGGCAATGTTGCGCACTGGCTCGGCACCGACGAGCTCGGCCGCGACGTGCTGTCGCGGCTCCTGGTCTCGATCCGCATCTCGCTTCTGATCGCGTTCGGCGCCACCGCGATCTCCGCGGTCGTCGGCACCATGCTCGGCTTCCTCGCTGCGCATTTCCGCGGGAGCATCGAGCAGCTCGTGCTGATGCTGTCCGACTTCCAGGCCAGCATGCCGTTCCTGATCATGGCGCTCGCGGTGCTCGCCTTCTTCGGCAATTCGTTGCCGCTCTTGATCGGCCTGATGGGCCTGTTCGGCTGGGAGCGCTACGCCCGCATCGCGCGGGGCCTTGCCATTTCCGCCAATGCGCAAGGCTACGCCGCCGCAGTCCGCCAGTTGGGCGCGACGCCGTCGCGGATTTACCTCCGGCACATCCTGCCCAACATCGCCTCGACCCTGATCGTCTCGACCACGCTGGTTTTCCCCGAGGTGATCCTGATGGAGTCGGGCCTGTCCTTCCTCGGCCTCGGCGTGCAGCCGCCGATGACCAGCCTCGGCAACATGGTCGGCTACGGCCGCGAATATCTGACCAGGGCCCCCTGGATCATGCTGGCGCCGGCGACCACCATCGTGGTCACCACGCTGGCGGTGTCCGTGATCGGGGATTGGCTGCGCGACCGGCTCGATCCGACGCTGCAATAG
- a CDS encoding ABC transporter permease, giving the protein MGRYFAIRIGRAALTIVLVVTFAFIVLRLSGDPALMILGPEAPPEVLAAFRKAWGLDDPIWFQYLDYFGAIAKGELGRSMRDGRPAIELVLERVPATLALTLPAFFFKVALGVPAGIYAALHRGSAIDRAVMMTAVAGFTVPSFVLALILVLVFAVQLGWLPSGGQDSWRHAILPIATLSLGGAAVLARFTRSAMLEVLGQPYIRTASAKGVPWRKVVTSHALPNAAIPTVTILGFMVGTLIAGAVVVESVFAWPGVGRLLVVAVANRDLAVVQCILLLVAMTMVTSNLIVDFLYGFLDPRLRSKGAHA; this is encoded by the coding sequence ATGGGACGCTATTTCGCCATTCGGATCGGGCGCGCGGCGCTGACGATCGTGCTCGTCGTCACCTTCGCCTTCATCGTCTTGCGGCTGTCGGGCGATCCCGCGCTGATGATCCTGGGGCCCGAGGCGCCGCCTGAGGTGCTTGCGGCGTTCCGCAAGGCCTGGGGGCTCGATGATCCCATCTGGTTCCAGTATCTGGATTACTTCGGCGCCATCGCCAAAGGCGAGCTCGGCCGCTCCATGCGCGACGGCCGGCCGGCGATCGAGCTGGTCCTGGAACGCGTTCCGGCGACGCTGGCGCTGACGCTGCCCGCGTTCTTCTTCAAGGTCGCGCTCGGCGTTCCCGCCGGCATCTACGCGGCGCTGCATCGGGGCTCCGCAATCGACCGCGCCGTGATGATGACGGCGGTCGCCGGCTTCACCGTGCCGAGCTTCGTGCTGGCGCTGATCCTGGTTCTGGTCTTCGCCGTGCAGCTCGGCTGGCTGCCCTCGGGCGGGCAGGACAGCTGGCGCCACGCGATCCTTCCCATCGCCACGCTGAGCCTCGGCGGCGCCGCCGTGCTGGCGCGCTTCACCCGTAGCGCGATGCTGGAGGTGCTGGGCCAGCCCTATATCCGCACCGCCTCGGCCAAGGGCGTACCGTGGCGCAAGGTGGTGACCTCGCACGCACTGCCGAACGCGGCGATCCCGACCGTCACCATTTTGGGCTTCATGGTCGGCACCCTGATCGCGGGCGCGGTCGTGGTGGAAAGCGTGTTCGCCTGGCCAGGGGTCGGACGGCTTCTTGTCGTTGCGGTTGCCAATCGCGACCTCGCGGTCGTGCAGTGCATCCTGCTGCTGGTCGCGATGACCATGGTGACGTCCAACCTGATCGTCGACTTCCTCTACGGCTTCCTCGATCCGCGCCTGCGCAGCAAGGGAGCGCACGCATGA
- a CDS encoding ABC transporter ATP-binding protein, which translates to MSPPLVEISAISRSYSMRSGMFGRSTAVHAVDGVSLAIGKGETLGLVGESGSGKSTTGRIVLGLEPPDRGEVRFDGKPMAAPGTSAWRAQRARMQMIFQDPLGALDRRLPVATQIREPLDIHGVGTPSMRDERVRELLRAVELTPAHGGRYPGALSGGQRQRIVLARALATKPDFLVCDEPVSALDVSIQAQVVNLLCDLQAQLSLTLLFISHDLRVVRQISNVVAVMYLGRIVEIGNADDLFARPEHPYTQALVSASPAPGRRSAGRIVLSGDPPNPAARPKGCAFHPRCPRAIARCKSEVPALSAVGGNRQVACHLVTGTQTRDAA; encoded by the coding sequence ATGAGCCCGCCGCTCGTCGAAATATCCGCGATCTCGCGCAGCTATTCGATGCGCTCCGGCATGTTCGGCCGCAGCACCGCCGTTCACGCCGTCGACGGGGTGTCGCTGGCCATTGGCAAGGGCGAGACGCTCGGCCTCGTCGGCGAGTCCGGCTCGGGCAAGTCGACCACCGGCCGCATCGTGCTTGGCCTCGAGCCGCCCGATCGCGGTGAGGTGAGGTTCGACGGCAAGCCGATGGCGGCGCCGGGCACGTCGGCCTGGCGTGCGCAGCGCGCGCGCATGCAGATGATCTTCCAGGACCCGCTGGGCGCGCTGGACCGGCGGCTGCCGGTCGCGACCCAGATCCGCGAGCCCCTCGACATTCACGGCGTCGGCACGCCCTCGATGCGCGACGAGCGCGTCCGCGAATTGCTGCGCGCCGTTGAACTCACGCCGGCCCATGGCGGACGTTATCCGGGCGCACTGTCCGGTGGCCAGCGGCAGCGCATCGTGCTGGCGCGGGCGCTCGCCACGAAGCCGGATTTCCTCGTCTGCGACGAGCCGGTCAGCGCACTCGACGTCTCGATCCAGGCGCAGGTCGTGAACCTGCTTTGCGATCTTCAGGCGCAGCTGTCGCTGACGTTGCTGTTCATCAGCCACGATCTGCGCGTGGTCAGGCAGATCAGCAATGTCGTCGCCGTGATGTATCTCGGCCGCATCGTCGAGATCGGCAACGCCGACGATCTCTTTGCGCGGCCGGAGCATCCCTACACCCAGGCGCTGGTCTCGGCCTCGCCCGCGCCGGGCCGCCGCAGTGCCGGCCGCATCGTGCTGTCAGGCGATCCGCCGAACCCGGCCGCGCGCCCCAAAGGCTGCGCCTTCCATCCGCGCTGCCCGCGTGCGATCGCGCGCTGCAAGAGCGAGGTGCCGGCGCTGTCGGCCGTCGGCGGTAACAGGCAGGTCGCCTGCCATCTCGTCACGGGCACGCAGACGCGGGACGCGGCGTGA
- a CDS encoding ABC transporter ATP-binding protein has protein sequence MSPLVSIRDLRVAFSGVPVLRGVDLVLGKGEAVGLVGESGSGKSVTWLAALGLLPRQAQVSGSVRLDGRELLGAPATELDGVRGGRIAMIFQDPASALNPVLTIRKQLCEALALHRDLQGNAVKAEARRLLDLVGIPDAGRRLEAYPHEFSGGQVQRIMIAMALAGNPDLLIADEPTTALDATIQAQILELLSTVRREMSMAMVLISHDLGVVAENCDRVAVMYAGRIVEQAPSNQLFADPVHPYAQGLIGALPPLDGPRRRLTAIPGTVPDPAMMPSGCAFAPRCAIAAEPCGHAAPTLAPIADGRAVACIRAEASRRALLGIAAE, from the coding sequence GTGTCGCCGCTGGTCAGCATCCGGGACTTGCGTGTCGCCTTCAGTGGCGTGCCGGTCCTGCGCGGCGTCGATCTCGTCCTTGGCAAGGGCGAGGCCGTCGGCCTCGTCGGCGAGTCCGGATCGGGCAAGTCGGTCACCTGGCTCGCCGCGCTCGGTCTGCTGCCGCGGCAGGCGCAGGTCTCGGGCTCGGTCCGGCTCGACGGGCGTGAGCTGCTCGGCGCGCCGGCCACCGAGCTCGACGGGGTCAGGGGCGGGCGGATTGCCATGATCTTCCAGGATCCGGCGAGCGCCCTCAATCCGGTGCTGACCATCCGCAAGCAGCTCTGCGAAGCCCTGGCTCTGCATCGTGATCTCCAAGGCAACGCCGTGAAGGCCGAAGCGCGGCGGCTGCTCGACCTCGTCGGCATTCCCGATGCAGGCCGTCGTCTCGAGGCCTATCCGCACGAGTTCTCCGGCGGCCAGGTCCAGCGCATCATGATCGCGATGGCGCTCGCCGGAAATCCAGACCTCCTGATCGCGGACGAGCCGACCACCGCGCTCGATGCCACCATCCAGGCGCAGATCCTGGAGCTGCTCTCGACAGTTCGCCGTGAAATGAGCATGGCGATGGTGCTGATCAGCCACGATCTCGGCGTCGTCGCGGAGAACTGCGACCGCGTCGCGGTGATGTATGCGGGACGGATCGTCGAGCAGGCCCCCAGCAACCAGCTCTTCGCCGATCCCGTGCACCCCTACGCGCAGGGCCTGATCGGCGCGCTGCCGCCGCTCGACGGCCCGCGCCGCCGTCTCACGGCCATCCCTGGCACCGTCCCAGATCCCGCGATGATGCCGAGCGGATGCGCCTTCGCGCCCCGTTGCGCGATTGCGGCCGAGCCGTGTGGCCATGCCGCGCCGACCCTGGCGCCGATCGCGGACGGCCGCGCCGTGGCCTGCATCCGCGCCGAGGCATCACGCCGCGCGCTGCTCGGGATCGCGGCCGAATGA
- a CDS encoding ABC transporter substrate-binding protein produces MSKFTRRTILKSSGVAAGALLLPRFAIAQGDNRPSVTIAVQKVTNANVLDVLREQSNVGERVFFSSIWEGLISKNWRGNLEAVPGLATEWRRIDDQSVELKLRQGVKFHNGDELTAEDVVFTFSRERMFGETEAKSRSTIQAFEKIPTPRPGKELPPDVPAVARRIWPDLVRVDAVDKYTVRFYNATPDVTIEGRLSRYGSDIMNRRAWEESASYLDWARKPVTTGPYKVVELKPDVSLTLEAHDEYWGGRPPLKRIRFLEVPEVASRINGLLSGEYQFACDIPPDQIAGIEKNSAFEVQGGTILNHRLTVFDKNHAVLANPLVRRAFTHAIDRQAIVDSLWAGRTRVPKGLQWEFYGDMFNADWSVPAYDPKLAQDLLKQANYKGDPIPYRLLNNYYTNQVATAQVLVEMWKSVGLNVQIETKENWSQIMERAPTRAVRDWSNSAAFNDPVSSLVAQHGPNGQQQQIGEWTNVELNTLSEFLETSTDRPARKKAFRRMLEIAEREDPAYTVLHQNATFTAKPKSIKWKAAPAFAMDFRAGNFEA; encoded by the coding sequence ATGAGCAAATTCACCCGTCGCACCATCCTGAAGTCCAGCGGCGTAGCCGCTGGCGCCCTATTGCTGCCGCGCTTCGCCATCGCGCAAGGCGATAACCGTCCGTCGGTGACCATCGCCGTGCAGAAGGTCACCAATGCGAACGTGCTCGACGTGCTGCGCGAGCAGTCCAATGTCGGCGAGCGCGTGTTCTTCTCCTCGATCTGGGAAGGCCTGATCTCCAAGAACTGGCGCGGCAATCTCGAGGCCGTGCCTGGCCTTGCCACCGAATGGCGCCGCATCGACGACCAGAGCGTCGAGCTGAAGCTGCGCCAGGGCGTCAAGTTCCACAACGGCGACGAGCTGACGGCGGAAGACGTCGTCTTCACTTTCAGCCGCGAGCGCATGTTCGGCGAGACCGAGGCGAAGAGCCGCTCCACCATCCAGGCCTTCGAGAAGATCCCGACGCCGCGCCCAGGCAAGGAATTGCCGCCCGATGTGCCGGCCGTCGCGCGCCGCATCTGGCCGGACCTCGTGCGGGTCGATGCGGTCGACAAGTACACGGTGCGCTTCTACAACGCGACGCCCGACGTCACCATCGAGGGCCGGCTCTCGCGCTACGGTTCCGACATCATGAACCGCCGCGCCTGGGAGGAGTCCGCCAGCTATCTCGATTGGGCGCGCAAGCCCGTCACCACCGGCCCTTACAAGGTCGTCGAGCTCAAGCCCGACGTGTCGCTGACGCTGGAAGCCCACGACGAATATTGGGGCGGTCGTCCGCCGCTCAAGCGCATCCGCTTCCTCGAAGTGCCTGAAGTGGCGAGCCGCATCAACGGCCTGTTGTCGGGTGAGTACCAGTTCGCCTGCGACATCCCGCCGGACCAGATCGCCGGCATCGAGAAGAATTCGGCGTTCGAGGTGCAGGGCGGCACCATCCTCAATCACCGCCTGACCGTATTCGACAAGAACCACGCCGTGCTCGCCAATCCCTTGGTGCGGCGCGCCTTCACCCATGCGATCGACCGCCAGGCCATCGTCGACAGCCTGTGGGCGGGCCGCACCCGCGTGCCGAAGGGGCTGCAGTGGGAATTCTACGGCGACATGTTCAACGCCGACTGGAGCGTGCCGGCCTACGATCCCAAGCTCGCGCAGGATCTGCTCAAGCAGGCCAATTATAAGGGCGATCCAATTCCCTATCGCCTGCTCAACAATTACTACACCAACCAGGTCGCGACCGCGCAGGTGCTGGTCGAGATGTGGAAGTCGGTCGGCCTCAACGTGCAGATCGAGACCAAGGAGAATTGGTCGCAGATCATGGAGCGGGCGCCGACCCGCGCGGTGCGCGACTGGTCGAACTCGGCCGCCTTCAACGATCCCGTGTCGTCGCTGGTCGCCCAGCACGGGCCCAACGGCCAGCAGCAGCAGATCGGCGAATGGACCAATGTCGAGCTCAACACGCTCTCGGAGTTCCTGGAGACCTCGACCGACCGGCCCGCGCGCAAGAAGGCGTTCCGCCGCATGCTGGAGATCGCCGAGCGCGAGGACCCCGCCTACACGGTGCTGCACCAGAACGCGACCTTTACCGCCAAGCCGAAATCGATCAAGTGGAAGGCGGCTCCCGCCTTCGCAATGGATTTCCGCGCCGGCAATTTCGAGGCCTAA
- a CDS encoding sugar phosphate isomerase/epimerase family protein, translating to MSKPVLGAALSIKSIPAHRDWLLERQRDLEIQDFFRADLLDSDWRSTAGEIKQMLSGHTGRLGIHGPFWGFKIDSHDPMIRQAVTKRLLQGLDAAEFLGATQMVIHSPFTTWDHNNLDLYPDNRANIVERVKATLAEVIARAETIGCEIVIENIEDKDPRDRVRLAKALESAKVRVSLDTGHANYAHISTGAPPVDYYVETAGDMLTHVHLQDSDGFADRHWAPGEGNIPWVAVFRALGRLNSNPRLILELRNHDDVRAGAAHLAALGLAE from the coding sequence ATGTCGAAGCCGGTGCTGGGCGCCGCATTGTCCATCAAATCGATCCCCGCGCATCGCGACTGGCTTCTCGAGCGGCAGCGCGATCTCGAAATCCAGGACTTCTTCCGCGCCGATTTGCTTGACAGCGACTGGCGCAGCACAGCCGGCGAAATCAAGCAGATGCTGTCCGGCCATACCGGCCGGCTCGGCATCCACGGCCCGTTCTGGGGCTTTAAGATCGACAGCCACGATCCCATGATCCGCCAGGCGGTGACCAAGCGCCTGCTGCAGGGCCTCGATGCCGCCGAGTTCCTCGGCGCGACGCAAATGGTGATCCACTCGCCGTTCACGACCTGGGACCACAACAATCTCGATCTCTATCCTGACAATCGCGCCAATATCGTCGAACGCGTCAAGGCGACGCTCGCCGAGGTGATCGCGCGCGCCGAGACGATCGGCTGCGAGATCGTCATCGAGAACATCGAGGACAAGGACCCGCGCGACCGCGTCCGCCTCGCCAAGGCGCTGGAAAGTGCCAAGGTCCGCGTCTCGCTCGACACCGGACACGCGAATTACGCCCACATCTCCACCGGCGCGCCGCCGGTCGATTATTATGTCGAGACCGCCGGCGACATGCTGACGCATGTGCATCTGCAGGATAGCGACGGCTTTGCCGACCGGCACTGGGCGCCGGGCGAAGGCAACATCCCCTGGGTCGCCGTGTTCCGCGCTCTTGGCCGGCTGAATTCCAACCCGCGGCTGATCCTCGAACTCCGCAACCACGACGACGTCCGCGCCGGCGCAGCCCATCTCGCCGCGCTCGGTCTCGCCGAATAA
- a CDS encoding DUF1236 domain-containing protein codes for MTCVPPQEHSHRRSVRVCCYELSRRGTMRQHLMLSTAAIGLMLASGIAYAQAPGERRDEPKRTEEPAKGATPQHGGAAQERVQERAQGAQERLQGAGREEKGGATKHEANEDKRQPATASERNQPKAKEQAQESREPARDRNREAETAKPGRDSGKNSAETKQDKSAPQKSTAESEKSRTGPASQQNERTGAAANQNERNQAQPPRNAAEQQPPAQQNNRPATATDTNRTAPTNNAQTAPGTSGTQTNQANQTTQTNTQVNQQAQVTSEKQVRISETVSRARLAQPERNLNISIRVGETIPPRVRLYRLPPEIVSIEPEYRDYEYFATDDDVVIVEPRTHRIVSQVPRDPSRARAQMGGSAPSSSMAAAGTATSNNVNCQIVRRDASGQVAQAEPSTVGSTARSDTMSVIVQMPGGGASAPIALGAPAGNIVVATQGQGDCTVTLEPQTR; via the coding sequence ATGACCTGCGTTCCTCCTCAGGAACATTCGCATCGACGGAGCGTTCGCGTCTGTTGTTACGAATTGTCGAGGAGAGGGACCATGCGTCAACACTTGATGTTATCGACTGCGGCCATCGGGCTCATGCTCGCGTCCGGCATCGCCTATGCCCAGGCGCCCGGTGAGCGCAGAGACGAGCCGAAACGGACCGAGGAACCGGCGAAAGGCGCCACGCCCCAGCACGGTGGGGCAGCTCAAGAACGTGTTCAGGAGCGTGCGCAGGGCGCCCAGGAGCGACTGCAGGGCGCCGGCCGCGAGGAGAAGGGCGGCGCCACCAAGCACGAGGCAAACGAGGACAAGCGTCAGCCCGCCACGGCTTCCGAGCGCAATCAGCCGAAGGCGAAGGAGCAGGCACAAGAATCCCGCGAGCCTGCGCGAGATCGCAACCGCGAAGCCGAGACTGCGAAACCGGGCCGCGACAGCGGCAAGAACAGCGCGGAAACGAAGCAGGACAAATCTGCGCCGCAGAAATCAACGGCCGAGTCCGAGAAATCCAGGACCGGCCCCGCCAGCCAGCAGAACGAGCGCACGGGCGCTGCAGCCAATCAGAACGAGCGCAATCAGGCGCAGCCTCCGCGCAACGCCGCCGAGCAGCAGCCGCCGGCGCAACAGAACAACCGGCCGGCCACTGCGACCGATACGAACCGGACGGCTCCGACCAACAACGCGCAGACCGCGCCTGGCACCTCGGGCACGCAGACCAATCAAGCCAATCAAACCACCCAGACCAATACGCAGGTCAATCAGCAGGCCCAGGTGACTTCCGAGAAGCAGGTGCGGATCTCCGAAACGGTGAGCCGCGCGCGCCTCGCACAACCCGAGCGCAATCTGAACATCTCGATCCGTGTCGGCGAGACGATCCCGCCGCGCGTGCGTCTCTACCGGCTTCCGCCCGAGATCGTGTCGATCGAGCCGGAATATCGGGACTACGAGTATTTTGCCACGGATGACGATGTCGTCATCGTGGAGCCGCGCACGCACCGCATCGTCAGCCAGGTGCCGCGCGATCCGTCGCGCGCCCGCGCGCAAATGGGCGGCAGTGCTCCCTCGTCGAGTATGGCAGCCGCCGGCACCGCGACGAGCAATAACGTGAACTGTCAGATCGTGCGGCGTGACGCGTCGGGCCAAGTCGCCCAGGCTGAACCGTCAACTGTCGGCTCGACCGCGCGCAGCGATACCATGAGCGTGATCGTCCAGATGCCTGGTGGCGGTGCGTCCGCACCGATCGCCCTCGGTGCGCCCGCGGGCAATATCGTGGTGGCAACCCAAGGGCAGGGCGACTGCACGGTGACTCTGGAGCCGCAGACGCGCTGA
- a CDS encoding GrlR family regulatory protein: MSAGSGAEAEANVVNGLYIFDIEMRDGKRGQARGVVVLCDGRIMGGDSYFYYTGSYTFRNGKWRGDMIVNQHTEAVGKTLVFGGREVTCGFSGDYYPGGAEVEGMALVGKISVTFTARLTLKDAM; encoded by the coding sequence ATGTCGGCTGGCAGCGGGGCGGAAGCGGAGGCCAATGTCGTCAACGGCCTCTACATCTTCGACATCGAGATGCGGGACGGCAAGCGTGGCCAGGCCAGAGGCGTGGTCGTGCTCTGCGACGGCCGCATCATGGGCGGCGACAGCTATTTCTACTACACCGGCAGCTACACCTTCCGGAACGGCAAGTGGCGCGGCGACATGATCGTCAACCAGCACACGGAAGCCGTCGGCAAGACGCTCGTCTTCGGAGGCAGGGAGGTGACCTGCGGTTTCTCCGGTGACTATTACCCAGGCGGTGCAGAGGTCGAAGGAATGGCGCTGGTCGGCAAGATCAGCGTCACGTTCACGGCCCGGCTCACGCTGAAAGACGCAATGTGA